The Nocardioides sp. S-1144 genome includes a region encoding these proteins:
- a CDS encoding DUF2469 domain-containing protein gives MSAEDLEKYETEQELTLYREYRDVVGIFKYVVETDRRFYLCNQVDVKARTEADDVFFEVSMSDAWVWDMYRPARFAKSVKVLTFKDVNVEELVQPDVDPPKP, from the coding sequence ATGAGTGCGGAAGATCTCGAGAAGTACGAGACCGAGCAGGAGCTCACCCTCTACCGCGAGTACCGCGACGTGGTGGGCATCTTCAAGTACGTCGTCGAGACCGACCGGCGCTTCTACCTGTGCAACCAGGTCGACGTGAAGGCCCGCACCGAGGCCGACGACGTGTTCTTCGAGGTCTCGATGTCGGATGCGTGGGTGTGGGACATGTACCGCCCGGCGCGCTTCGCCAAGAGCGTCAAGGTGCTCACGTTCAAGGACGTCAACGTCGAGGAGCTCGTCCAGCCCGACGTCGACCCGCCCAAGCCGTAG
- a CDS encoding 4'-phosphopantetheinyl transferase superfamily protein: protein MQQPSSPLARLGTRVGRAGIVLRAAPVDVVTDALGDLPDVEAGLVREAGPARRAQFAVGRRLARAALAASGSDVVALGADHLGAPRWPAGRVGSISHLPDLAVAVVARAADHRGVGVDVAPAAPLPPEEAAVLLGDDEQRAVVAVTGGVGPTVAFAVKEATYKAVHPTLRTPVGYRDVTVSLGADHGFTATVRVPGAVPPTRVTGWWEVAGAHVAAVAVLG, encoded by the coding sequence GTGCAGCAGCCCTCCTCCCCGCTCGCCCGCCTCGGGACCCGGGTCGGCCGCGCCGGCATCGTCCTGCGGGCGGCGCCGGTCGACGTCGTGACCGACGCCCTCGGCGACCTGCCGGACGTCGAGGCCGGCCTGGTCCGGGAGGCCGGGCCGGCGCGGCGCGCCCAGTTCGCGGTCGGTCGCCGGCTGGCGCGCGCGGCCCTCGCGGCCAGCGGCAGCGACGTCGTCGCGCTCGGCGCCGACCACCTCGGAGCGCCCCGGTGGCCGGCCGGGCGGGTCGGGAGCATCAGCCACCTGCCCGACCTCGCCGTCGCGGTGGTCGCCCGCGCGGCCGACCACCGCGGCGTGGGTGTCGACGTCGCCCCGGCCGCCCCGCTCCCACCGGAGGAGGCCGCCGTCCTGCTCGGGGACGACGAGCAGCGGGCGGTCGTCGCGGTCACGGGCGGCGTCGGGCCCACGGTGGCGTTCGCGGTGAAGGAGGCGACGTACAAGGCGGTGCACCCCACCCTGCGGACGCCGGTCGGCTACCGCGACGTGACGGTGTCGCTCGGTGCCGACCACGGGTTCACCGCGACCGTGCGCGTCCCCGGCGCTGTGCCGCCCACCCGGGTGACCGGCTGGTGGGAGGTGGCGGGAGCGCACGTCGCCGCCGTCGCCGTCCTCGGGTGA
- the rimM gene encoding ribosome maturation factor RimM (Essential for efficient processing of 16S rRNA) codes for MESIEVVVGRIGKPHGIRGEVTVDVRSDEPDRRFADGAALRVEAPRGSAFAHRTLTVVRSRWHQQTLLATFEELTDRNAAETARGVVLHAMVDPTETPEDPDEYYDHQLVGLAVHDVDGTLIGEVTGLVHGAQDLLAVRAVDGRPTLVPFVTALVPEVDVAGGRVVVADRPGLVTPLPD; via the coding sequence GTGGAGAGCATCGAGGTCGTCGTCGGCAGGATCGGCAAGCCGCACGGCATCCGCGGCGAGGTGACCGTCGACGTCCGCAGCGACGAGCCCGACCGGCGCTTCGCCGACGGCGCGGCGCTGCGGGTCGAGGCCCCGCGCGGCTCGGCGTTCGCCCACCGCACGCTGACGGTGGTCCGCAGCCGCTGGCACCAGCAGACGCTGCTGGCGACCTTCGAGGAGCTCACCGACCGCAACGCCGCGGAGACCGCGCGCGGCGTCGTCCTGCACGCGATGGTCGACCCCACCGAGACCCCCGAGGACCCCGACGAGTACTACGACCACCAGCTGGTCGGGCTCGCCGTCCACGACGTCGACGGCACCCTGATCGGTGAGGTCACCGGCCTGGTCCACGGCGCCCAGGACCTGCTCGCGGTGCGCGCCGTCGACGGCCGGCCGACGCTGGTGCCGTTCGTGACCGCGCTGGTCCCCGAGGTCGACGTCGCCGGCGGCCGCGTCGTCGTCGCCGACCGCCCCGGGCTCGTCACCCCGCTGCCGGACTGA
- a CDS encoding flavin monoamine oxidase family protein — translation MTAPDFPFDHVGWLEHPHGIGRVGARHVGRTVAVIGAGIAGTVAADALSAVGLRPVVYDGVGVGGRMRSVPLRPDDPYPAELGAMRFSTRDHLVAHYLRDLGLRTYPFPNPLSPAAPRALVDVGGVRRVVGRGDLPADLAAVDRAWRATVEDVADVGLVGEALAERDAGTVLRIWPKIVRALDEVSLRSVLLESPHFTDRTSRDLFGHVGFGSGGWDTDFDNGVLEVLRVVAAGLDTDHVGVVGGCQQLPRLLWDRTRAATGQERLGGEVAAVVRDGAELVVTERSGRRTRHAAVVCTAPVRHLLVRLRVAEELLAPDVVRGAEGIHYMASSKVLVPVDRAYWLDPGQESLLSVLTDRYPRAVYLFGQSPEGPGTVCLSYTWNDDADVFRGMDAEARAEACLRYLDGVLPGHAVREHRRGPAVAVTWDEQEGCADAFSQNLPGQYDLQRGLYCDFVRPRPPGLGFYVAGDDVSWTGGFAGGAIATALNAVWGVARDLGGSSPPSNPGPGDRFAELAPVELGPRGPGA, via the coding sequence GTGACGGCGCCGGACTTCCCGTTCGACCACGTCGGCTGGCTGGAGCACCCGCACGGCATCGGCCGGGTCGGCGCACGCCACGTCGGTCGCACGGTCGCGGTGATCGGCGCGGGCATCGCCGGCACTGTCGCGGCCGACGCGCTGAGCGCGGTCGGTCTCCGGCCGGTCGTGTACGACGGGGTCGGCGTCGGCGGCCGGATGCGCTCGGTGCCGCTGCGACCCGACGACCCCTACCCGGCCGAGCTGGGGGCGATGCGCTTCTCGACCCGCGACCACCTGGTCGCGCACTACCTGCGCGACCTCGGGCTGCGCACCTACCCGTTCCCCAACCCGCTGTCCCCGGCCGCGCCGCGGGCACTGGTCGACGTCGGCGGGGTGCGCCGCGTGGTCGGCCGCGGCGACCTGCCGGCCGACCTCGCCGCCGTCGACCGCGCCTGGCGGGCCACCGTCGAGGACGTCGCCGACGTCGGGCTGGTGGGGGAGGCGCTCGCCGAGCGGGACGCCGGCACGGTGCTGCGGATCTGGCCGAAGATCGTGCGCGCGCTCGACGAGGTCTCGCTGCGGTCGGTGCTGCTCGAGTCGCCCCACTTCACCGACCGGACCAGCCGCGACCTGTTCGGCCACGTCGGGTTCGGCAGCGGCGGGTGGGACACCGACTTCGACAACGGCGTCCTCGAGGTCCTGCGGGTGGTGGCCGCGGGCCTCGACACCGACCACGTCGGGGTCGTCGGCGGCTGCCAGCAGCTGCCCCGGCTGCTGTGGGACCGGACCCGTGCCGCCACCGGCCAGGAACGCCTCGGCGGCGAGGTCGCCGCCGTCGTCCGGGACGGCGCCGAGCTGGTCGTCACCGAGCGGTCCGGCCGCCGCACCCGGCACGCCGCCGTGGTCTGCACCGCCCCCGTGCGCCACCTGCTGGTGCGCCTCCGGGTCGCCGAGGAGCTTCTCGCACCGGACGTCGTGCGCGGGGCCGAGGGCATCCACTACATGGCCTCCTCGAAGGTCCTCGTCCCGGTCGACCGTGCCTACTGGCTCGATCCCGGGCAGGAGTCCCTGCTCAGCGTCCTCACCGACCGGTACCCGCGTGCGGTGTACCTCTTCGGGCAGAGCCCGGAGGGTCCCGGCACGGTCTGCCTCTCCTACACCTGGAACGACGACGCCGACGTCTTCCGGGGCATGGACGCCGAGGCGCGGGCCGAGGCCTGCCTGCGCTACCTCGACGGCGTCCTGCCCGGGCACGCGGTCCGCGAGCACCGGCGCGGTCCCGCGGTCGCCGTCACGTGGGACGAGCAGGAGGGGTGCGCGGACGCGTTCAGCCAGAACCTGCCCGGGCAGTACGACCTCCAGCGAGGGCTCTACTGCGACTTCGTGCGCCCGCGCCCGCCCGGCCTCGGGTTCTACGTCGCCGGCGACGACGTGTCGTGGACCGGGGGGTTCGCCGGTGGGGCGATCGCCACGGCGCTCAACGCCGTGTGGGGGGTGGCCCGCGACCTCGGCGGCTCGTCGCCGCCGTCGAACCCGGGCCCGGGCGACCGGTTCGCCGAGCTGGCGCCGGTCGAGCTGGGTCCCCGCGGGCCGGGGGCCTGA
- the lepB gene encoding signal peptidase I, translated as MTTDESAPSPVDGASVVRGGPRRRRSPWQESLVLLVLAVVLAIVVKTFFLQAFYIPSSSMEPGLVENDRILVQKVSTWFGGSPERGDVIVFEDPGGWLTGPPDTTNGLQDALSRVGLLPSGGHLVKRVVGVAGDTVTCCDEQGRILVNGAPVDEDGYVAERPSGRSADVDCNGPMIGCEWSAGPVPDGEVFVMGDNRDDSADSTVHLCLPDEVDCARDPFVDLDLVVGTVFAVAWPLGNARFLGRPDSFDAVPDAG; from the coding sequence GTGACCACCGACGAGAGCGCCCCGTCCCCCGTGGACGGGGCGTCCGTCGTTCGTGGGGGGCCGCGCCGGCGTCGTTCGCCGTGGCAGGAGTCGCTGGTCCTGCTCGTGCTCGCCGTGGTGCTGGCGATCGTCGTCAAGACGTTCTTCCTCCAGGCCTTCTACATCCCGTCGTCCTCGATGGAGCCGGGGCTGGTCGAGAACGACCGGATCCTGGTGCAGAAGGTCTCCACCTGGTTCGGCGGCTCGCCCGAGCGCGGTGACGTGATCGTGTTCGAGGATCCCGGCGGCTGGCTCACCGGGCCGCCCGACACCACCAACGGGCTCCAGGACGCGTTGTCGCGGGTCGGGCTCCTCCCGAGCGGCGGCCACCTGGTCAAGCGGGTCGTCGGCGTCGCCGGCGACACCGTCACCTGCTGCGACGAGCAGGGCCGGATCCTCGTCAACGGGGCCCCGGTCGACGAGGACGGCTACGTCGCCGAGCGTCCGTCCGGCCGGTCCGCCGACGTCGACTGCAACGGCCCGATGATCGGCTGCGAGTGGAGCGCCGGCCCGGTGCCCGACGGCGAGGTCTTCGTAATGGGCGACAACCGCGACGACTCCGCCGACTCCACCGTGCACCTGTGCCTGCCCGACGAGGTCGACTGCGCGCGCGACCCGTTCGTCGACCTCGACCTCGTGGTCGGGACGGTCTTCGCGGTGGCGTGGCCGCTGGGCAACGCCCGGTTCCTGGGCCGCCCCGACTCCTTCGACGCCGTCCCCGACGCGGGCTGA
- a CDS encoding TadE/TadG family type IV pilus assembly protein gives MRTTGAGRGDRGAAAVEFALVVVPLLYLVFGVIEYGYMLSVRQAISQAAAEGARAAAVGGPEVEPRQAARDAITDALSNYDLTCDDDGTLREGRDGPEVGDCTVGEQATCASGTVDAECVAIRLAYDYEPLVGLGYGYLLPDQLTYTTSVQVD, from the coding sequence GTGAGGACGACCGGGGCGGGGCGCGGCGACCGCGGCGCCGCCGCCGTCGAGTTCGCCCTCGTCGTCGTCCCGCTGCTCTACCTCGTCTTCGGGGTCATCGAGTACGGCTACATGCTCAGCGTCCGCCAGGCGATCAGCCAGGCCGCGGCCGAGGGTGCGCGGGCGGCCGCGGTGGGCGGTCCGGAGGTCGAACCCCGCCAGGCAGCCCGCGACGCGATCACCGACGCCCTCTCGAACTACGACCTGACGTGTGACGACGACGGCACCCTCCGCGAGGGACGGGACGGTCCCGAGGTCGGCGACTGCACGGTGGGGGAGCAGGCGACCTGTGCCAGCGGCACCGTCGACGCGGAGTGCGTCGCGATCAGGCTCGCCTACGACTACGAGCCGCTCGTCGGTCTCGGGTACGGCTACCTGCTGCCCGACCAGCTGACCTACACCACCAGCGTCCAGGTCGACTGA
- the trmD gene encoding tRNA (guanosine(37)-N1)-methyltransferase TrmD: MRLDYITIFPDWFAPLSLSLPGRAIESGLLSIAVHDLRDWTHDRHRTVDDTPYGGGAGMVLKPEPWGEALDAVLASSDAATLVVPTPSGRPFTQALARELATREHLVWACGRYEGIDQRVLDHAAGRPDVVEVVEVSLGDYVLNGGEVAALAITEAVVRLLPGFMGNAASLVEESHEDGLLEYPVYTKPASWRGLDVPDVLRSGDHARIAAWRHRQQVERTAARRPDLLPASQARHEWEVVPAVAADAGELLTLQRACWLQEAIANGSVEGIPALGESLDDVRRWLPEWTTYVVRVEGRLVGAVRGRLESTPAGPAWDIGRIMVAPDLQGRGLGRVLLEHIQDVAPVEATSFVLFTGQHSSDNIRMYRRAGFRLRPDITPPPLAVVLTKQRRPRAD; this comes from the coding sequence GTGCGCCTGGACTACATCACCATCTTCCCCGACTGGTTCGCCCCGCTGTCGCTGTCGCTGCCCGGCCGGGCGATCGAGTCCGGTCTGCTGAGCATCGCCGTGCACGACCTGCGCGACTGGACCCACGACCGGCACCGCACCGTCGACGACACCCCCTACGGCGGCGGCGCCGGCATGGTGCTGAAGCCCGAGCCGTGGGGCGAGGCGCTCGACGCCGTCCTGGCCTCCTCCGACGCCGCCACGCTGGTGGTGCCGACGCCGTCCGGGCGCCCCTTCACCCAGGCCCTGGCCCGCGAGCTGGCCACCCGCGAGCACCTCGTGTGGGCGTGCGGGCGCTACGAGGGCATCGACCAGCGGGTGCTCGACCACGCCGCCGGCCGCCCCGACGTCGTCGAGGTCGTCGAGGTCAGTCTCGGCGACTACGTGCTCAACGGCGGGGAGGTAGCCGCGCTGGCGATCACCGAGGCCGTCGTCCGGCTGCTCCCCGGCTTCATGGGCAACGCCGCCTCGCTGGTCGAGGAGTCCCACGAGGACGGCCTGCTCGAGTACCCCGTCTACACCAAGCCGGCCTCCTGGCGCGGGCTCGACGTCCCCGACGTGCTGCGCTCGGGCGACCACGCCCGGATCGCGGCGTGGCGGCACCGGCAGCAGGTGGAGCGGACCGCCGCGCGGCGCCCCGACCTGCTCCCCGCCAGCCAGGCCCGCCACGAGTGGGAGGTCGTGCCCGCCGTGGCCGCCGACGCCGGGGAGCTGCTCACCCTGCAGCGCGCCTGCTGGCTGCAGGAGGCGATCGCCAACGGCAGCGTCGAGGGCATCCCGGCCCTGGGGGAGTCGCTCGACGACGTCCGCCGCTGGCTCCCGGAGTGGACGACGTACGTCGTGCGGGTCGAGGGCCGCCTGGTCGGCGCCGTCCGCGGCCGGCTGGAGAGCACCCCCGCCGGGCCGGCGTGGGACATCGGCCGGATCATGGTCGCCCCCGACCTCCAGGGCCGCGGCCTGGGCCGGGTGCTGCTCGAGCACATCCAGGACGTCGCGCCGGTGGAGGCGACGTCGTTCGTGCTGTTCACCGGGCAGCACAGCAGCGACAACATCCGGATGTACCGCAGGGCCGGGTTCCGGCTGCGTCCCGACATCACGCCGCCGCCGCTGGCCGTGGTCCTGACCAAGCAGCGGCGGCCGCGGGCGGATTAA
- the rplS gene encoding 50S ribosomal protein L19: MTNKLVAELGNAQKRTDVPAFRAGDTVKVHVKVVEGNRARVQVFQGVVIRIHGAGIGRTFTVRKVSFGVGVERTFPLNSPIFDQIEIVTRGDVRRAKLYYLRNLRGKAAKIKERREF; encoded by the coding sequence ATGACCAACAAGCTGGTTGCCGAGCTCGGCAACGCGCAGAAGCGCACCGACGTCCCGGCCTTCCGCGCCGGTGACACCGTCAAGGTCCACGTGAAGGTCGTCGAGGGCAACCGCGCCCGCGTCCAGGTCTTCCAGGGCGTCGTGATCCGGATCCACGGTGCCGGCATCGGCCGCACCTTCACCGTCCGCAAGGTCTCCTTCGGCGTCGGCGTCGAGCGCACCTTCCCGCTGAACTCCCCGATCTTCGACCAGATCGAGATCGTCACCCGCGGTGACGTCCGTCGCGCCAAGCTGTACTACCTGCGCAACCTGCGCGGCAAGGCCGCCAAGATCAAGGAGCGCCGCGAGTTCTGA
- a CDS encoding class I adenylate-forming enzyme family protein: protein MATLLTPAGGTSFAEVERRALEHAAEVRDLGAAPGHRVALKAANSAEWLAWFLGLAHAGASIVLVDPRTPHALTARRLASTGADLLVTDEPGPWPGRILPVRAGGRTTPTDDGAGATGALDLERWRVLPDALVMASGGSTGDPKPVAKSGTAFLANLEANIEAMGHRPDDVFWPILPMPHQYGLGMAMIAWRLDADLVLCPAERIDVGLRLAGPAGVTVVDGTPTTWRTLLALAERRAEFARALERVRLPCSGAAPLPPALAEQGRRRFGVPLLDSYGSTELGNLTFAVPGRPTACGPPVRGVRIEVRAADGRRLPPGCVGEIHVSHEHVMSGYLVDGQIEPVEVVDGWCPTGDLGSLDVDGALHVVGRAEVLGRGPTRTYPAAVEHRLREAGVPGGVVVLADQRRGRLVCFAEARSEEQQQLVRGLVATVCVGEEAIDDLRLVAGLPTNLNGKPDRAALLRLLDRDDPGGSGRVVGQDAS, encoded by the coding sequence ATGGCGACCCTCCTGACCCCCGCCGGCGGCACGAGCTTCGCCGAGGTCGAGCGGCGCGCGCTCGAGCACGCCGCCGAGGTGCGGGACCTCGGCGCCGCGCCCGGCCACCGCGTCGCCCTCAAGGCGGCCAACTCCGCCGAGTGGCTGGCCTGGTTCCTCGGGCTGGCACACGCCGGCGCCTCGATCGTGCTGGTCGACCCGCGCACGCCGCACGCGCTCACGGCCCGGCGCCTGGCCTCGACCGGTGCCGACCTGCTCGTGACCGACGAGCCCGGCCCGTGGCCCGGCCGCATCCTGCCCGTGCGGGCCGGCGGCCGGACGACGCCGACGGACGACGGTGCCGGCGCGACCGGCGCCCTCGACCTCGAGCGCTGGCGCGTGCTGCCGGACGCCCTCGTGATGGCCTCGGGGGGCTCGACCGGGGATCCCAAGCCGGTCGCGAAGTCGGGCACGGCGTTCCTGGCCAACCTCGAGGCGAACATCGAGGCGATGGGCCACCGCCCCGACGACGTCTTCTGGCCGATCCTCCCGATGCCCCACCAGTACGGCCTGGGCATGGCGATGATCGCCTGGCGCCTCGACGCCGACCTGGTGCTCTGCCCGGCCGAGCGGATCGACGTCGGCCTGCGGCTCGCGGGGCCGGCCGGGGTGACCGTGGTCGACGGCACCCCGACGACGTGGCGCACGCTGCTGGCGCTGGCCGAGCGCCGCGCGGAGTTCGCCCGCGCGCTCGAGCGGGTGCGGCTGCCGTGCAGCGGTGCCGCCCCGCTGCCGCCGGCCCTGGCCGAGCAGGGCCGGCGACGCTTCGGCGTGCCGCTGCTCGACAGCTACGGCAGCACCGAGCTGGGCAACCTGACCTTCGCGGTGCCGGGTCGACCGACGGCCTGCGGACCGCCGGTCCGCGGCGTGCGGATCGAGGTGCGGGCCGCGGACGGGCGCCGCCTGCCGCCGGGCTGCGTGGGCGAGATCCACGTGTCCCACGAGCACGTGATGTCGGGCTACCTCGTCGACGGCCAGATCGAGCCGGTCGAGGTCGTCGACGGCTGGTGCCCCACGGGCGACCTGGGCAGCCTCGACGTCGACGGCGCGCTGCACGTCGTCGGCCGGGCCGAGGTGCTGGGCCGCGGACCGACCCGGACCTACCCCGCCGCCGTCGAGCACCGCCTCCGGGAGGCGGGGGTGCCCGGGGGCGTCGTCGTCCTGGCCGACCAGCGGCGCGGGCGGCTGGTGTGCTTCGCCGAGGCCCGCTCGGAGGAGCAGCAGCAGCTCGTGCGGGGGCTGGTCGCGACCGTGTGCGTCGGCGAGGAGGCGATCGACGACCTGCGCCTGGTGGCGGGGCTGCCCACCAACCTCAACGGCAAGCCGGACCGGGCCGCGCTGCTGCGGCTCCTCGACCGCGACGACCCGGGGGGCTCGGGGAGGGTCGTGGGCCAGGACGCCTCGTGA
- a CDS encoding YqjF family protein, producing the protein MTLGAALDPQGPPLPSRQIMSQWWRDVVFVHWRVDPDAVARLLPRGVRPDVHDGSAWVGLVPFRMVDAGLGHRGPVPRLGTFLETNVRTYSVDAAGRRGVVFLSLDCDRAAVVAGAVATLRVPYRFARITHDRRGDVVGYRTARRTGTRPRNAVAVRVGAALAEPSPRDVFLTARFGLHTRVAGRTLWVPNTHGPWPLHAADVVELDDGRDGLLAAAGVDVGGSAPDSVLFSPGVHTVFGLPRRA; encoded by the coding sequence ATGACCCTCGGCGCCGCGCTGGACCCGCAGGGCCCGCCGCTGCCCAGCCGGCAGATCATGAGCCAGTGGTGGCGCGACGTGGTGTTCGTGCACTGGCGCGTCGACCCCGACGCCGTGGCCCGGCTGCTGCCGCGCGGCGTGCGCCCCGACGTGCACGACGGCAGCGCGTGGGTCGGTCTGGTGCCGTTCCGGATGGTCGACGCCGGCCTGGGCCACCGCGGTCCGGTGCCGCGGCTGGGCACGTTCCTCGAGACGAACGTGCGCACCTACTCCGTCGACGCGGCGGGCCGGCGGGGCGTCGTCTTCCTCTCGCTGGACTGCGACCGCGCGGCCGTGGTGGCCGGCGCGGTGGCGACGCTGCGGGTGCCCTACCGCTTCGCCCGGATCACCCACGACCGCCGCGGCGACGTCGTCGGCTACCGCACCGCGCGCCGCACCGGCACCCGTCCGCGCAACGCGGTCGCCGTCCGCGTGGGGGCCGCGCTGGCCGAGCCCTCCCCGCGCGACGTCTTCCTCACCGCGCGCTTCGGGCTGCACACCCGGGTGGCCGGCCGGACGCTGTGGGTGCCGAACACCCACGGCCCGTGGCCGCTGCACGCCGCCGACGTCGTCGAGCTGGACGACGGCCGCGACGGGCTGCTGGCGGCGGCCGGCGTCGACGTCGGCGGCTCAGCCCCCGACTCGGTGCTCTTCTCCCCCGGCGTCCACACCGTCTTCGGGCTCCCCCGCCGGGCCTGA
- a CDS encoding nitrilase-related carbon-nitrogen hydrolase: MDFGIVGLQLAPARAGVAARLDALDALVGEHAPGRHLVVTPELTLTGYGPPPPDALPDAVVLDRLAAIAAHHDVALVVGHAVTTGGAVRNAAVVVDRRGRVRAVHAKAHLFGDEHDWFTPGDAAPVVVDLDGLRVAVALCYDVEFPEYVRMVADEVDLVVVPAVLLGPPAVTRPILDLVLPARAWECRCYVLYVNVAGDAETEGVGSSRLVGPDGTVLAGCGPAPDVLRATVRTTAVAAARAELGYLRDRRPCLYAGHRAGVPDAAAALRGVVPPDDVATTGVATPNQRHPDAEETQP; encoded by the coding sequence GTGGACTTCGGGATCGTCGGGCTCCAGCTGGCGCCCGCCCGCGCCGGCGTCGCGGCACGCCTGGACGCCCTCGACGCCCTCGTGGGCGAGCACGCGCCCGGCCGGCACCTCGTCGTCACGCCCGAGCTGACGCTCACCGGCTACGGGCCACCCCCGCCGGACGCGCTCCCGGACGCCGTCGTCCTCGACCGGCTCGCGGCGATCGCGGCACACCACGACGTGGCGCTCGTGGTCGGGCACGCCGTGACCACCGGCGGGGCCGTCCGCAACGCGGCCGTGGTCGTCGACCGCCGGGGCAGGGTCCGGGCGGTCCACGCCAAGGCCCACCTCTTCGGCGACGAGCACGACTGGTTCACCCCGGGCGACGCGGCGCCGGTCGTCGTCGACCTCGACGGCCTCCGGGTCGCGGTCGCGCTCTGCTACGACGTGGAGTTCCCCGAGTACGTCCGGATGGTGGCCGACGAGGTCGACCTGGTCGTCGTCCCCGCCGTGCTCCTCGGACCCCCGGCCGTCACCCGCCCGATCCTCGACCTGGTGCTCCCGGCCCGCGCGTGGGAGTGCCGGTGCTACGTCCTCTACGTCAACGTCGCCGGCGACGCCGAGACCGAGGGGGTGGGGTCGAGCCGGCTGGTCGGCCCGGACGGGACGGTCCTGGCCGGGTGCGGCCCCGCACCCGACGTCCTGCGGGCCACGGTGCGGACGACGGCCGTGGCCGCGGCCCGCGCCGAGCTCGGCTACCTGCGCGACCGCCGTCCCTGCCTCTACGCCGGCCACCGGGCCGGCGTCCCCGACGCCGCCGCGGCCCTCCGCGGCGTCGTTCCCCCCGACGACGTCGCGACCACCGGGGTCGCGACGCCCAACCAGCGCCACCCGGACGCGGAGGAGACGCAGCCATGA
- a CDS encoding RNA-binding protein: MLADALEHLVRGVVDNPDDVTVRDKQLRRGSILEVRVHPDDLGKVIGRGGRTASAFRTVISALAGRDGAKIDFVDVDRRR; encoded by the coding sequence ATGCTCGCCGACGCGCTGGAGCACCTCGTGCGGGGGGTCGTCGACAATCCCGACGACGTCACCGTGCGCGACAAGCAGCTGCGTCGTGGGTCGATCCTCGAGGTCCGGGTGCACCCCGACGACCTCGGCAAGGTCATCGGCCGGGGCGGGCGCACGGCGTCCGCGTTCCGGACCGTGATCTCGGCCCTGGCCGGCCGCGACGGCGCGAAGATCGACTTCGTCGACGTCGACCGCCGCCGCTGA
- a CDS encoding ribonuclease HII, whose product MSSLPRGLAVRRDAGIYGFERALRRHGVGLVAGVDEAGRGACAGPLVAGAAILPAGRAGVVPGLADSKLLTERARERCYTEVVRRALAWAVVVVPHDECDRLGMHVANIEALRRAVALLEVRPEYVLTDGFPVDGLGVPALAVWKGDRVAACVAAASVLAKVTRDRIMVEMHDDFPHYDFRTHKGYITDDHTAALLEHGPSPVHRMRFVNVRRAAGLEPPLSGPAGEPEDGVDAGGEEHRVGG is encoded by the coding sequence ATGAGCTCGCTCCCGCGTGGTCTGGCGGTGCGCCGCGACGCCGGCATCTACGGCTTCGAGCGCGCCCTGCGTCGCCACGGCGTCGGCCTGGTCGCCGGTGTCGACGAGGCCGGCCGCGGCGCCTGCGCCGGCCCGTTGGTCGCGGGGGCGGCGATCCTCCCGGCGGGGAGGGCCGGCGTCGTCCCGGGGCTGGCCGACTCCAAGCTGCTCACCGAGCGAGCCCGGGAGCGCTGCTACACCGAGGTCGTGCGGCGGGCGCTGGCGTGGGCCGTCGTGGTGGTCCCGCACGACGAGTGCGACCGCCTCGGCATGCACGTCGCCAACATCGAGGCGCTGCGGCGCGCGGTCGCGCTGCTCGAGGTCCGGCCGGAGTACGTGCTCACCGACGGCTTCCCCGTCGACGGGCTCGGCGTGCCCGCGCTGGCGGTCTGGAAGGGCGACCGGGTGGCGGCCTGCGTCGCCGCGGCGTCGGTGCTGGCCAAGGTGACCCGCGACCGGATCATGGTCGAGATGCACGACGACTTCCCGCACTACGACTTCCGGACCCACAAGGGCTACATCACCGACGACCACACCGCCGCGCTGCTCGAGCACGGGCCGTCGCCGGTGCACCGGATGCGCTTCGTCAACGTCCGGCGGGCCGCCGGTCTCGAGCCGCCCCTGTCAGGCCCGGCGGGGGAGCCCGAAGACGGTGTGGACGCCGGGGGAGAAGAGCACCGAGTCGGGGGCTGA